GCAAGAGTGGAGGATGTCAGAGCATCTCAATGTGGATCAGTTTCTCTACATGCAATAGAGCACAGGAATGAATACAGCTGTTCAACCTGCCAGGGATGAAACTGAGTCTAACTGTGAGGATACTGGTGCTGAGTatgtaaaaacaataaaacgttaaaaagaaatattttatacatacaACAGCCATCTATTATAGCTTTTATCTATATAACTAAGGCCAAGTGCTAAGAAACACTGCTCATCTGGTTATAACCTTAGCAGGGATCTGTATGTTGTGTCTGTGTCACAGACTCACTCTACCTGCATTATGTACTGGAAAGTGCTCTGACACCGTGGTGGAGAACCTGGTGCGACCATCCCCTTGCTGCACATTTGTGTGGTGGATCTGGAAGACAGCACGTTCCTTGTCATAGAATCTGAAAGATATCGGATATGAGCTGCTTAAATATCAGAGCTTGTCAGAAAGAGCAGCTCCCAGAGGTGCTCACCAGGCCATCCTGCTGGATACCTGTGCTCCCTTTTGGCTGGGGCCGTGTAGGCGTATTTCTGCTCACTCACAGATCCACTGCTTCTGGGATCTCCAAATATAATACGAGATTTGTGCTGAAGGGAAGCAAACAGGGCTATAAAACTGCTGCTCAAAGCATGATCCCTTTGTTTCCCACCTCTGTCTTTCCACCTGCTGTTTTTCACTTGCACAGATCAAACCCCTCTCAGGACAGAATTCAGCATGGCAACGTGTTGTTTGTGTCTTGGGCATCCCCAGATTCGTGTTATTACCTTCTCACTTAGCTTTGCAGGTGGACTGTGTTCACCTTTAAACTGCATTTGATGAGAAGTGTGGTAAGAGGGCTGTCCATCCTCTTTAATAATGGGATCACAACCTGCCAAACAGCCAGAAGGGGAATTggtgttattaaaaacaaagcaaaacaaaactctatTTACACATAAGGGAACATGGCTGAGATTAAAGCTGTACTCTCAAGGCAGCTGCTCCTGAATTGAGTGTTCAACACCAGATTGCAGCAAGGAGGGCTGCAAAACTGCAGGACGTGGATGTGGTGCATCAGAAGTGATGCAGCTTTGGGGTGAGAACAGCAATGCCTGCAAGCAGAGATGTTTGCTGCTGGGAATGCTTGGCTGTGAGCGTCCCTGTAAGCGTGTTCAAGCTGTTTTATGAGCATCAGGTTGATTAATTCAGTTATAAAAGGAGAAGACAGAACATCCATGGTTGGCAGCATGGTTCTGAACCACTGCCTGTGTGTGGGAATCCCATACAGCCCTTAACATGGGAGCTCTCACCCTTGTATGAGGGATGTGCCCTGGCAGCAGGATGGACATCATGTGCTGGATATGAGGTGGTGTGGACTGATGGAGGGAGCCTGATTTTCTCCCTGTCCCCACAAATAACTCGATCTCTGGTCTCCTGCGCTTTGGGGATGGCGGGTTGTGTTGGGGAGGCTGCATGGCAGGGGAAGCTGTCCCTCATTGTTGTGGAGCAGACACTAATGCGGGGGTCCGCGTGCATTCGGATGCCGGGTGCTGGGGGCGGGAGGGGTTCGAGGCGCTGCAGGGGCTTCTCCGGGAACGCCAGGCGCGTTTCTGAGCACTGCGCCCCACCCACAGCCAAGCTCTGGTTCAACACATCCCCGCTGCGGGGCAGCTCTGCCGGCATCGGCTTGTGATCCCCCCAGATAGGGGGGAATTGAACGTGAGAAAACGGCCGGCTGTCCTGCGGGACAACGCGGTCAGCGCCCAGCTGGAGGTGGGAGGCCTTTAGGAAGGGAATGCCCGTGAGAGGGGCCGGGATCTGGGCCGGGATCGGGGCCTGGGCCGGGATCGAGGCCTCCATCCCTGCGTGTAGGCCGCGACCAGGCCGCGTCACCATGGCAACGGCGCCGCCCTCCCGGCATGCCCCGGCGGCGGCCCGGGGTGTTGCTATGGCGGCGGCGCTGGGCGCGATGGTGGCGGCGTTGGAGTCATATCGCGGCCGGGACCGTGCGGTGAGTGAGTGCGGCGGGCAGAGCGGGCCGGGCCGGTTCTACGGCCCTACGGCTCTGTCCTCACCGGGCCGTACCCCCGCAGGTCCGGGCGCTGTGCTATGGCTGCCAGCTGGCAGGCGGCGCGCTGTCCGGGCCGCAGAGCCCCGCCGAGGGTCTGCCCGGCAGCCTGCTGGCCTTGTCCGCACAGCTGAGCTCCTGCCGCACTGTGCTGCGCCTGCTGGATGACCTCGCCATGCTCAGCCACAGCCGGGACTATGGGCTGGGGCCTAAGGTGAGAGCAGGCCGTGAGGTGCGGCCTAAAGCGGCCTGTCGGGCCTCAGGCTGTGCGGCCTACCAGGCCTCAGGCTGTGCGGCCTACCAGGCCTCAGGCGTCACGCTGTGCCCGTGTGCTTCCCGCAGGATGAGGACGCTTTGGTCCGGGTGCTGTCGGTGCTTCGCAACGTGGCCGACCAGCTGTATTACCCCTGCGAGCACATCGCATGGGCGGCAGACAGCGGCGTCATCTGCGGCCGCTCTCAGCGCTGGTGGGCTGCCAGCACGGCGCTATGGGGGCTGTCGCTGTTCTTGGGCATCCTGCGGTGAGAGGCGGCCCGAGGAACGGCCCATGGGCTCGGCTCGGCTCCCCGCTGCTGCTTTGTAGAACTGACTTCAGTTTGCCTTCTTTCCAGGTCCCTGAGAGTCCTGGTCCAGCTGAGGAGGAagctgaagcagcagaagcGGTATGAGGGCTCTCTCTGCTTCTATTTATTCTCATCTGTGAGCTGTAATTGCACAGAACTGTATGATGACAGgatgatagaatcataggatcgtagccttgggttggaagagacctcagagGTCGTCAAGTTCCAGCCCTGTTGCCCCAGGAAGGGTTTACAGCCATTAGATCACATtgcccagagctccatccaccccagccttaaacacctccagctCAGACACCAAGCTCTGtgcaaaggcagctctgcatcctctgcagcagcaataGGGGGAAGGTCCAGGAAAGCAGCCAAACAAGGCAGCAAGGACGGGGCAATCATTAGACCATCACTaacatcatttttgtttccagtgctCCACCTTCACCGCAGAGTCAACAGAAAATACGAGCCCAAGTGAAGGCTGAAGTTCTGAACATCATCAGTAACTTGGCAGATCTCTCCAATGCTGTCCATTGGATGCCACCAGGGTTCCTATGGGCTGGACGGTTCCCTCTGTGGTTAGTGGGGCTCCTGGGGACCATCTCTTCCCTGATTGGAATCTACCAGGCATCTGGAAGGGGCAGTTCTGGAGCTGCGTGAGCTAAAATTAAGCCTCTGAAACCCAATTTTAATGTGGTAAGAAGGCATTTGGTGAAGCAGGCTGGATTTATAACTTTCCCGGATGCCAATGATTTTAATTCAGTGAATCCTGTAATTGAGAGTAATCAGCAGCTCTGTTACAGAGAGGATTATTGATGGCTGACAGATTTTATTCCTAGAAATCTTTTGGGTGAATCCTCTAAAAATCAGAATCTGATAGGATTGATAAcggagggggaaaaaaaggttgtGGTCGCTTCCATTCTTTCTGTACTTCAAAAGACAGATGGAACCCTCCAGTCTCTGCTCTCATATGAAAGAGCACAAAGTCTTTGGT
The DNA window shown above is from Coturnix japonica isolate 7356 chromosome 28, Coturnix japonica 2.1, whole genome shotgun sequence and carries:
- the TEX45 gene encoding testis-expressed protein 45; its protein translation is MVTRPGRGLHAGMEASIPAQAPIPAQIPAPLTGIPFLKASHLQLGADRVVPQDSRPFSHVQFPPIWGDHKPMPAELPRSGDVLNQSLAVGGAQCSETRLAFPEKPLQRLEPLPPPAPGIRMHADPRISVCSTTMRDSFPCHAASPTQPAIPKAQETRDRVICGDREKIRLPPSVHTTSYPAHDVHPAARAHPSYKGCDPIIKEDGQPSYHTSHQMQFKGEHSPPAKLSEKHKSRIIFGDPRSSGSVSEQKYAYTAPAKREHRFYDKERAVFQIHHTNVQQGDGRTRFSTTVSEHFPVHNAEPVDIVRRNKNTSSILKSEEDLERITTTRSSYPETGRWNFSPKPDLQKHRSNVCLGDDRSGSSFFSTTQHSDYQTPHQPQRVTGYSKKLRESHLPFDYYNENPISITKATLVPHRQLKQRLFEDIRQQMKRSHLVMPWKEQNFFSTEQKDEFTPKDRDIAEIQATKSYESSIPLGTLKKYGSQRKVVFSQ
- the PEX11G gene encoding peroxisomal membrane protein 11C; this translates as MATAPPSRHAPAAARGVAMAAALGAMVAALESYRGRDRAVRALCYGCQLAGGALSGPQSPAEGLPGSLLALSAQLSSCRTVLRLLDDLAMLSHSRDYGLGPKDEDALVRVLSVLRNVADQLYYPCEHIAWAADSGVICGRSQRWWAASTALWGLSLFLGILRSLRVLVQLRRKLKQQKRAPPSPQSQQKIRAQVKAEVLNIISNLADLSNAVHWMPPGFLWAGRFPLWLVGLLGTISSLIGIYQASGRGSSGAA